From Candidatus Doudnabacteria bacterium, a single genomic window includes:
- a CDS encoding NUDIX domain-containing protein, with translation MPEDKLFFVGQKAFIEKNGEVLILITPVGLDFPGGKVQEGEKDFVESLKREVREETGLEIEVGSPFATWLFEYPADHKKRPGQQIYLVGYKCKYLSGEVQLSEEHEEYQWVNKDNFTQMNRNPAAYFETLERYFKILN, from the coding sequence ATGCCAGAAGATAAATTATTTTTCGTAGGACAAAAAGCTTTTATTGAAAAAAATGGCGAGGTGCTGATTTTGATCACTCCTGTGGGATTGGATTTTCCTGGCGGCAAAGTGCAGGAGGGTGAGAAGGATTTTGTTGAATCTCTAAAGAGAGAGGTTAGAGAAGAAACGGGTTTGGAGATTGAAGTCGGGTCACCGTTTGCTACTTGGCTATTTGAATATCCAGCTGACCATAAAAAAAGGCCAGGCCAGCAGATTTATCTGGTTGGATACAAATGTAAGTACCTTTCCGGCGAAGTACAATTAAGTGAAGAGCACGAAGAATACCAATGGGTAAATAAGGATAATTTTACACAAATGAATAGGAATCCCGCCGCTTATTTTGAAACACTTGAAAGGTACTTTAAAATCTTGAATTAA
- the atpF gene encoding F0F1 ATP synthase subunit B — translation MSVLGTLGIDWKLFLAQLVNFAIVLFVFWKWVVKPLGATLTKRTEKIEQGLKNAEHMEAEKKKFEEWKTSEMKKVRSEADHILRTTTDTANKIKQETIVEAQNQANKVLEQAKSNIESEKVQMMKEAKTELATLVVAASEKILRGKLDPKKDHELIEGSMKGL, via the coding sequence ATGTCAGTATTAGGCACATTGGGAATAGATTGGAAATTATTTTTAGCGCAGTTGGTTAACTTCGCCATCGTTTTATTTGTTTTCTGGAAATGGGTGGTCAAGCCTTTGGGAGCAACTCTGACGAAAAGAACAGAAAAGATCGAACAAGGCTTGAAGAATGCCGAACATATGGAAGCGGAGAAAAAGAAATTCGAGGAATGGAAAACATCTGAAATGAAAAAAGTCCGCAGCGAAGCCGATCATATTTTGCGGACCACCACTGATACGGCGAATAAGATCAAGCAGGAAACGATCGTGGAAGCGCAAAATCAGGCCAATAAAGTTTTGGAGCAGGCGAAGTCCAACATTGAGAGCGAGAAAGTCCAGATGATGAAAGAAGCCAAGACGGAACTGGCGACTTTGGTCGTAGCGGCATCGGAGAAAATCCTGCGCGGCAAGCTCGACCCGAAAAAAGACCACGAGCTGATCGAAGGCAGCATGAAAGGGCTTTGA
- the atpH gene encoding ATP synthase F1 subunit delta: protein MKFTAKQYAEALFESLEDTDPKHIDIILDNFVAAMSENNDLRMFDDIASEFHKLELAKKGIKEVDVTSAKPLNKENEEQILDELNKLAKGHYELKKKVDEQLVGGVVIKFDDKMIDASVKNNLEQLKNELNK, encoded by the coding sequence ATGAAATTTACAGCCAAGCAATACGCCGAAGCTTTATTTGAATCATTGGAAGACACAGATCCCAAGCACATAGATATAATTCTCGATAATTTCGTCGCTGCCATGTCGGAAAACAATGATTTAAGGATGTTTGATGACATTGCTTCGGAGTTTCATAAACTGGAACTGGCAAAAAAAGGGATCAAAGAAGTGGACGTGACCAGCGCTAAACCTTTGAACAAAGAAAACGAAGAGCAGATCTTGGATGAACTGAACAAACTCGCTAAAGGGCATTACGAATTAAAAAAGAAGGTGGATGAGCAGTTGGTAGGCGGCGTGGTCATAAAATTTGACGACAAAATGATCGACGCTTCGGTGAAAAATAATTTAGAACAATTAAAGAATGAATTAAACAAATAA
- the atpE gene encoding ATP synthase F0 subunit C produces the protein MTPEMVKIMAQGATIAIGGIAPAIAIGRTASKAMESIGRNPEAADKLFVPMLLGMAFAEAIAIYALVIAFIL, from the coding sequence ATGACCCCAGAAATGGTCAAGATCATGGCCCAGGGCGCCACAATCGCCATCGGCGGTATTGCTCCGGCCATTGCGATCGGCCGAACGGCTTCAAAAGCCATGGAATCCATCGGGCGCAACCCGGAAGCTGCGGACAAGCTGTTCGTGCCAATGCTTTTGGGCATGGCGTTTGCCGAAGCTATCGCGATTTACGCGTTGGTTATCGCATTTATTTTGTAG
- the lepA gene encoding translation elongation factor 4: MQDKIRNFCIIAHIDHGKSTLADRFLEFTSTVEKRNMKEQLLDTMDLERERGITIKLQPVRMEWKGYILNLIDTPGHVDFTYEVSRSLAACEGAILVVDSTQGIEAQTLANIHLAQAHNLKIIPVVNKIDLPNSDREKTAEEIKKAFGFTDEEILYASGKTGEGVEKILEAVIAKVPAPTGNPDKPLRALIFDSTYDQHRGVVTFVRVVDGKLIKNEKIQTFGTKTTAEALEVGFFHPKYFPSKELNTGEVGYIVTGLRDVRKARVGDTISTAGAKVEPLPGYKQIKPMVYASIFPTAGDDYPLLRDAIDKLKLNDAALEFEPENIPALGFGFRTGFLGLLHMDIVQERLTREYGLDLVLTAPSVEYKINLKNHRSKIIHTPAELPDPSLFESIEEPWVDIEILAPQKYIGGILDLITGRRGIYKNMEYLSNERVLITAEMPLANIIIDFYDKLKSVSSGYASLNYELLDYRIGDLVKLDILVAGEKVDALSMLVHRDIAESEGRSLAEKLKSLIPRQQFEIAVQAAIGGKIIARETIPAMRKDVTKGLYGGDVTRKMKHLEKQKKGKKRLKRIGQVDIPQEAFLAILKK; the protein is encoded by the coding sequence ATGCAAGACAAGATCCGCAATTTTTGTATCATCGCGCACATAGACCACGGCAAGTCCACATTGGCTGACCGGTTCTTGGAATTTACTTCAACTGTAGAAAAACGGAACATGAAAGAGCAGCTGCTGGATACCATGGATCTGGAGCGCGAGCGGGGAATCACCATCAAGTTGCAGCCGGTACGCATGGAATGGAAGGGTTATATTCTGAATCTGATTGATACTCCAGGGCACGTGGATTTTACGTACGAGGTTTCCCGCTCCTTAGCAGCGTGTGAAGGCGCGATTTTGGTGGTTGATTCTACTCAAGGAATTGAAGCGCAGACTTTGGCCAACATTCATTTGGCCCAGGCCCATAATTTGAAAATCATTCCGGTGGTAAATAAAATTGATCTGCCGAATTCTGACCGTGAAAAAACCGCGGAGGAGATCAAAAAAGCGTTCGGCTTCACGGATGAAGAAATTTTGTATGCCTCGGGCAAAACCGGCGAGGGAGTGGAAAAGATTCTGGAAGCGGTTATTGCCAAAGTTCCCGCTCCGACGGGAAATCCTGATAAGCCCTTGCGCGCTTTGATCTTTGATTCCACTTACGATCAGCACCGCGGCGTGGTGACATTTGTGCGCGTGGTCGACGGCAAATTAATAAAAAATGAGAAGATCCAAACTTTCGGAACCAAAACCACGGCAGAGGCTTTGGAAGTCGGATTTTTCCATCCGAAATATTTTCCGTCAAAAGAATTGAACACAGGCGAGGTCGGCTATATTGTCACAGGTCTTCGCGATGTCAGAAAAGCCCGCGTTGGCGATACTATCTCAACTGCCGGGGCAAAAGTTGAACCGCTACCGGGATACAAGCAGATCAAACCCATGGTCTATGCGTCTATCTTTCCGACTGCAGGCGATGATTATCCGCTGCTGCGCGATGCCATAGATAAGCTGAAACTCAATGACGCGGCGTTGGAATTTGAACCGGAAAATATCCCGGCTTTGGGCTTTGGCTTCCGCACGGGTTTTCTGGGGCTTTTGCATATGGACATTGTGCAGGAGAGATTAACGCGCGAGTACGGTTTGGATCTGGTTTTGACCGCGCCATCGGTTGAATACAAGATCAATCTGAAAAATCACAGATCAAAGATCATCCACACGCCGGCCGAATTGCCTGACCCGTCTTTGTTTGAAAGCATTGAGGAGCCCTGGGTCGATATAGAAATATTGGCGCCACAAAAGTATATCGGCGGCATCCTGGATTTGATCACCGGCCGGCGCGGCATTTATAAGAATATGGAATATCTGAGCAATGAGCGGGTTTTGATCACAGCGGAAATGCCGCTTGCCAACATCATCATAGATTTCTATGATAAGCTGAAGAGCGTATCTTCAGGTTATGCCTCGCTGAATTACGAGTTGCTTGACTATAGGATCGGAGATCTGGTGAAGCTGGATATTTTGGTGGCCGGCGAAAAAGTCGATGCATTGTCCATGCTAGTTCATCGGGACATAGCGGAAAGTGAGGGAAGGTCATTGGCCGAAAAATTAAAAAGCCTGATTCCCCGCCAGCAGTTCGAAATTGCCGTTCAGGCCGCGATCGGCGGTAAGATCATAGCCCGTGAGACGATCCCGGCCATGCGCAAGGATGTGACCAAGGGTTTGTATGGCGGGGACGTAACGCGCAAAATGAAGCATTTGGAAAAGCAGAAAAAAGGTAAAAAGCGCCTGAAGCGCATCGGCCAGGTCGACATCCCGCAAGAAGCATTTTTGGCCATTCTAAAAAAATAA
- a CDS encoding AtpZ/AtpI family protein gives MPDLKPKPDNTPNKWALVSLATEMGFIIALPLLVFALGGKWLDARMHNSTPWFTLLGILLAITSTTIWLTRKIKDLIK, from the coding sequence ATGCCAGATTTAAAGCCTAAACCTGATAACACACCCAACAAGTGGGCATTGGTGAGCTTAGCTACTGAAATGGGCTTTATTATTGCCTTGCCTTTACTCGTATTTGCGCTTGGCGGCAAATGGCTGGATGCGAGAATGCATAATTCCACGCCTTGGTTTACGCTTTTAGGAATACTTCTAGCCATTACTTCAACCACGATCTGGCTGACCAGAAAAATTAAAGACTTGATCAAATGA
- a CDS encoding peptidylprolyl isomerase, whose translation MKKKRLKIHYPVAVAIAAVLLSLLLAYGTNFSDPVSVLFKNLYPQVIIGSGQISVAYWDQAHIIAQRLDTNASAQKVSDQLVKVKEESLLLDSLKVSYSSPNQNDELNFYKTGKEQQYKNLLEKDFNSNENLFTQFVVKPEVYDALLRMKYNSDFTANADAYAKAASILTQIKNGQSFDQLAKTESDDKVTGQLGGDLGFVSRGQLLPELEKAVMNASLGQVDPNIVVSRLGYHIIYPVESADINGVKNWHVKHIFVETKGFDNWLNPKLKGFWVWHIK comes from the coding sequence ATGAAGAAAAAACGTTTAAAAATCCACTACCCGGTCGCAGTTGCAATTGCTGCGGTTTTGCTTTCCCTGCTCTTGGCGTATGGAACCAATTTTTCCGATCCGGTCTCGGTTTTATTCAAAAACCTCTATCCGCAAGTTATCATAGGCAGCGGCCAGATCTCCGTTGCTTACTGGGATCAAGCCCATATTATTGCCCAAAGATTGGACACAAATGCCAGTGCGCAAAAAGTTTCAGACCAGCTAGTAAAAGTTAAAGAAGAAAGCCTGTTACTTGATAGTCTGAAAGTTTCTTATAGCAGCCCGAACCAAAATGATGAATTGAACTTTTACAAAACGGGTAAAGAGCAGCAATACAAAAATTTGCTTGAAAAAGATTTCAATTCAAACGAGAATTTGTTTACGCAATTTGTAGTTAAGCCGGAAGTATACGATGCGTTGCTGCGGATGAAATATAACTCCGATTTTACCGCCAATGCTGATGCTTATGCCAAAGCGGCGAGTATTTTAACGCAGATCAAAAACGGCCAGTCTTTCGACCAGCTGGCAAAAACCGAAAGCGATGACAAGGTCACAGGCCAGTTGGGAGGCGATCTGGGGTTTGTAAGCCGAGGCCAGCTGCTGCCGGAATTGGAAAAAGCGGTGATGAATGCCAGCCTGGGTCAGGTTGATCCCAATATAGTGGTCAGCAGGCTTGGTTATCATATTATTTATCCTGTTGAATCAGCGGATATAAACGGAGTGAAAAACTGGCATGTCAAACATATTTTCGTTGAAACCAAGGGATTTGACAACTGGCTAAACCCGAAGCTAAAAGGGTTTTGGGTCTGGCATATAAAATAG
- the atpA gene encoding F0F1 ATP synthase subunit alpha → MPDIIAQLKNRIEDFQTNAKLETVGTVLSVGDGIAKVAGLSNVKASEMLEFPGGIVGVALNLDQDSIGVILLGSDTSIKQGDKVTATGKLLSVPVGEALVGRVVNPLGEPLDNKGGIKADKRYPVEKIAPGVIERQSVNEPLQTGIKAIDAMIPIGKGQRELIIGDRQTGKTAIAIDTIINQKGNDVICIYVAIGQKESKVARIMAELEKHDALKHTIIVLAGASDPAALSYIAPFAGCAMGEYFMDQGKHALIIYDDLSKHAVAYREISLLLRRPPGREAYPGDVFYLHSRLLERAAKMSKAKGGGSLTALPIIETQAGDMSAYIPTNVISITDGQIYLETDLFYQGIRPAVNVGLSVSRVGSAAQIKAIKKVAGKLRLDLAQYRAFAAFAQFASDLDPQTRARIELGLRMTEILKQDQYQPMPVEHQVAVLYAGVNGLLDDVPVDKVKDWETNFHKFLDIQKKDLLRSIATEKELNEKSETQLKKAIEEFKKSYG, encoded by the coding sequence ATGCCCGACATCATCGCACAACTTAAAAACCGGATAGAAGATTTTCAGACCAATGCCAAACTGGAAACAGTAGGCACTGTTTTAAGCGTCGGTGACGGTATCGCCAAGGTCGCGGGCCTTTCAAACGTTAAGGCCTCCGAAATGCTGGAGTTTCCCGGAGGTATTGTCGGAGTTGCCCTGAACCTGGATCAGGATTCGATCGGCGTGATCTTGCTTGGTTCAGACACGAGCATCAAGCAAGGGGATAAGGTCACTGCCACGGGCAAACTCCTGTCAGTACCTGTGGGCGAGGCCTTGGTTGGGCGCGTTGTGAATCCTCTGGGCGAGCCTTTGGACAATAAAGGCGGGATAAAAGCCGATAAGCGCTATCCTGTGGAGAAGATCGCGCCTGGGGTTATTGAAAGACAATCGGTCAATGAGCCGTTGCAGACCGGCATTAAAGCGATCGATGCCATGATCCCCATCGGCAAAGGACAAAGAGAATTGATAATTGGCGATAGGCAAACCGGAAAGACCGCCATCGCGATTGACACCATCATCAACCAAAAAGGCAATGATGTCATCTGCATTTATGTTGCCATCGGGCAGAAGGAATCAAAAGTTGCAAGGATCATGGCGGAACTTGAAAAGCACGATGCTCTCAAACACACGATAATTGTGCTGGCCGGCGCTTCTGACCCCGCGGCTCTCTCGTACATCGCGCCGTTTGCGGGCTGTGCTATGGGCGAATACTTCATGGATCAGGGCAAACATGCCCTGATAATTTACGATGACCTGTCCAAGCATGCCGTGGCTTACCGCGAGATTTCTCTGTTGCTCCGCCGCCCTCCGGGCCGCGAAGCATATCCCGGCGATGTTTTCTATCTGCATTCGCGCCTTCTTGAGCGCGCGGCCAAAATGAGCAAGGCCAAAGGCGGCGGCTCACTCACGGCTTTGCCGATCATTGAAACACAGGCCGGGGATATGTCAGCATACATTCCCACAAACGTCATTTCGATCACCGACGGCCAGATCTATCTGGAAACCGACCTGTTTTACCAGGGCATCAGGCCTGCGGTAAACGTAGGCTTGTCGGTCTCACGTGTAGGATCGGCCGCACAGATCAAGGCGATCAAAAAAGTCGCAGGCAAACTTCGCCTGGATCTGGCCCAATACCGTGCATTTGCGGCTTTTGCGCAATTTGCCTCGGACCTGGACCCGCAGACCAGGGCCCGCATTGAGCTCGGATTGCGCATGACCGAAATTTTGAAACAAGATCAGTACCAGCCAATGCCGGTGGAACATCAGGTAGCCGTTCTTTATGCCGGTGTTAACGGCCTTTTGGATGACGTCCCTGTTGATAAGGTCAAAGATTGGGAAACTAATTTCCACAAATTCCTGGATATCCAGAAAAAAGATCTGCTTCGATCAATTGCCACTGAAAAGGAATTGAATGAAAAGAGCGAAACGCAATTAAAGAAAGCGATCGAGGAGTTTAAAAAATCTTATGGCTAA
- the atpB gene encoding F0F1 ATP synthase subunit A gives MMFALPPLVAEPIFHLGNFAVTNTYINSCLAVVFFFIMGLILRNKTALIPRGIQNVAEGILEFILGYVDGVTKDRKKSLKFLPIVGGLFLFILFSNWIGLVPGTGSIGRHLLVEGHMELVPLFRPANTDLNMTLAMAVFAVAASHILGIMAIGFFRYANKFIKLGDIVKSFSKGGISIMVAFIEFAVGLIEIFSEVAKVVSLSLRLFGNVFAGEVLLTVLASLIAFLVPLPFMFLELLVGLVQATVFAMLTLVYLTMATAPLHGHDSNVETLAPENAH, from the coding sequence ATGATGTTTGCTTTGCCGCCGCTAGTCGCGGAACCAATTTTTCACCTCGGGAATTTCGCGGTCACTAACACGTATATCAATTCGTGTTTGGCTGTGGTCTTTTTCTTCATCATGGGATTGATCCTCCGCAATAAAACAGCGCTCATTCCCAGAGGCATACAGAATGTGGCTGAAGGGATCCTGGAATTTATCCTGGGCTATGTGGATGGCGTGACGAAAGACCGAAAAAAATCATTGAAATTCTTGCCCATCGTGGGCGGATTATTTTTATTTATCCTGTTTTCCAACTGGATCGGTTTGGTTCCGGGTACGGGTTCCATCGGCCGCCATTTGCTGGTTGAGGGCCATATGGAATTAGTGCCCTTGTTCCGGCCGGCAAACACTGACCTGAACATGACGCTGGCTATGGCGGTATTTGCGGTGGCCGCATCCCACATTCTCGGGATCATGGCGATCGGGTTTTTCCGTTACGCAAATAAATTTATCAAACTTGGCGATATCGTAAAATCTTTCAGTAAAGGCGGCATCAGCATCATGGTCGCTTTCATTGAATTCGCGGTTGGCCTGATCGAGATCTTCTCCGAAGTCGCAAAAGTCGTGTCGCTCTCTTTGCGTTTATTCGGCAACGTCTTTGCCGGCGAGGTCCTGTTGACCGTGCTGGCAAGCCTGATCGCTTTCCTCGTGCCGCTGCCGTTTATGTTTCTGGAGCTGTTGGTCGGGTTGGTCCAAGCCACAGTGTTTGCGATGCTGACCTTGGTTTATCTGACCATGGCCACAGCCCCGCTTCACGGACATGACTCAAACGTAGAAACTCTGGCGCCGGAGAATGCACATTAA
- a CDS encoding septum formation initiator family protein has translation MSWNGFFKSRLTTWGMSIVLLLVMVFAAKILIQKYQVDKETAKLENQVQKIKQDNQQLSSLIQYYGSQDYEEKAAREKLSLQKNGEYVVGLPQQDETNPSTQTKTGSGSNYKKWFNYFFSQTSGR, from the coding sequence ATGAGTTGGAACGGTTTTTTCAAATCGCGGCTGACCACCTGGGGCATGAGCATTGTTCTGTTGCTTGTAATGGTGTTCGCGGCGAAAATCCTGATCCAGAAATACCAAGTGGATAAAGAAACCGCCAAGCTGGAAAATCAGGTCCAAAAGATCAAACAGGATAACCAGCAGTTGAGCTCTCTTATCCAATATTACGGTTCGCAGGATTATGAGGAAAAAGCCGCGCGGGAAAAATTGAGCCTGCAAAAAAACGGCGAATATGTGGTCGGTTTGCCTCAGCAAGATGAAACAAATCCAAGCACTCAAACCAAGACCGGCAGCGGCTCTAATTATAAAAAATGGTTTAATTATTTTTTCAGCCAGACGTCCGGGCGATGA
- the murJ gene encoding murein biosynthesis integral membrane protein MurJ has product MNIKSLQDNKIGTATVIIAVFSLLTKIMGFVRDAVFAHQFALGRIIGVYFAAFRIPDFIYNLLVLGTFSVAFIPIFSEYLLQDKKRADEIASSIINTTILMMLALTAVAYIFINPLVHLIAPGFKGADFELTKLFTKIFLLSPLFLTLSSIVSSMLNTYKRFALMAAAPLFYNVSIIFGALFLYPRFGPAGLGWGVVLGALIMFVIQVPQIFRLGFKFSFGINGHDAGFIKFWKLYWPRIFSMGTEPISALIVTIFGSFLGTGALAAFYYANNLQAVFLGVFAIPFAIAVFPLLSDLFNTKDNASFKDVFAKTTVQILFFMIPLSVLLLVLRAQVVRLVLGIGAGTHFTFDDTRLVAESLGLFCISLFAQALVPLFTRAFYAMHNTVTPVVIGFITIASNVLVTYYLVGRLGIAGMALAYSVTNIINLALLIMELHRRLGNIHDEYLIENCMKIIIASLIGGAVAYVSLYMIAPLVNMHTYWGVLIQGVSAGLIGAGAYLGIGWLEGLAETHDLVKLLRTTGNKIGRPINIIWNWWS; this is encoded by the coding sequence TTGAATATTAAATCCCTGCAAGACAATAAGATAGGAACCGCCACCGTGATCATCGCGGTGTTTTCACTTTTAACGAAGATCATGGGTTTTGTCCGCGACGCGGTGTTTGCCCACCAGTTCGCCTTAGGGAGGATCATCGGGGTCTATTTTGCAGCGTTTCGCATCCCGGATTTTATTTATAATTTGCTGGTTCTGGGAACTTTTTCCGTGGCTTTCATTCCGATTTTTTCCGAATACCTTCTGCAGGACAAGAAAAGAGCGGACGAGATCGCTTCCAGCATCATAAACACCACTATCCTGATGATGCTGGCCCTAACCGCGGTCGCTTATATTTTTATCAATCCGCTGGTGCATCTGATCGCCCCCGGATTTAAGGGTGCGGATTTTGAGCTGACCAAGCTCTTTACCAAAATTTTTCTGCTGTCGCCTTTGTTTTTGACCCTGTCTTCCATCGTTTCCAGCATGCTTAATACTTATAAGCGCTTTGCCCTGATGGCCGCAGCTCCTTTGTTTTATAATGTTTCGATCATTTTTGGCGCGTTGTTCCTGTATCCGCGTTTTGGGCCTGCGGGTTTAGGCTGGGGAGTGGTATTGGGAGCTTTGATCATGTTTGTGATCCAGGTGCCTCAGATCTTCCGCCTAGGGTTCAAGTTCTCTTTCGGGATCAACGGACACGATGCCGGGTTCATCAAGTTCTGGAAACTTTACTGGCCGCGGATATTTTCCATGGGCACGGAGCCGATCAGCGCTTTGATCGTCACGATATTCGGCTCATTTCTGGGCACCGGCGCCCTTGCCGCGTTTTATTATGCCAATAATCTGCAAGCTGTTTTTCTTGGAGTTTTTGCCATCCCGTTTGCAATTGCCGTGTTTCCTTTGCTTTCGGATCTGTTCAACACAAAAGACAACGCCTCGTTCAAGGATGTCTTTGCTAAAACCACGGTCCAGATCTTATTTTTTATGATCCCGTTGTCCGTCCTGCTGCTGGTTCTGCGCGCCCAGGTGGTCCGCTTGGTTTTGGGCATCGGCGCCGGCACGCACTTTACTTTTGACGACACCAGACTCGTGGCCGAATCTTTGGGATTGTTTTGCATTTCGCTTTTTGCCCAGGCTCTGGTCCCTTTGTTCACCCGGGCGTTCTATGCCATGCACAATACCGTCACTCCCGTGGTCATCGGGTTTATCACTATCGCATCAAATGTTCTGGTAACTTATTATCTGGTCGGCAGGCTGGGTATCGCGGGCATGGCTCTGGCCTATTCGGTGACCAACATCATCAATCTTGCGCTTCTGATCATGGAACTGCACCGCCGCTTGGGCAATATCCACGACGAATATCTGATCGAGAATTGTATGAAGATCATTATTGCGTCCCTGATCGGCGGAGCAGTGGCTTATGTTTCTTTGTATATGATAGCTCCTCTGGTGAATATGCATACCTATTGGGGCGTGCTGATACAGGGAGTCAGTGCAGGCCTGATTGGCGCCGGGGCATACTTGGGGATTGGCTGGCTCGAAGGCTTGGCAGAAACCCATGATTTGGTTAAACTTCTTAGAACGACCGGAAACAAGATCGGCCGTCCGATCAATATAATTTGGAACTGGTGGAGCTAG